DNA sequence from the Candoia aspera isolate rCanAsp1 chromosome 10, rCanAsp1.hap2, whole genome shotgun sequence genome:
atacaaatgaagtcccacccacccccctacaatcgtctcaaattcacaatcccaggtgctcctaacaagttctgctgatcaacggaaAAAGagcttgaacagagaagataacccaaacacattccatcttaatgaacacagatagagagcttggtacaaggtccctcagcagctcccttccaatcagaaacacgtgtcagtgccttggcatgcgaaacgttacgatgtacaatgcacattgaaacggtgaacatgacatactgcccccccaaaaaaaattctaagcagaaggcttggaagggtaagctaagtgaaaACGGTGCACCAAATCAGGAGCAGCAACGTGGCGAACATggacccactcagggtgagggaagtgtttccagcgaatgaAATATTGAagagtgcctcgaagcttgaGAGAAtcaagaacctccttgacttcaaagtgttgctgcccatcaatcatgataggagcaggaggaggaggatggggatgccagtgggaagattgctggacaggcttgagtaagctgtaatgaaaaacagggtgcaagcatttcaaattatgaggcaactCTAACTTAACAGTCACAGGGTTAATAAGGttgacaatggggaaaggacctatgaacttgggagcaagtttcttggaaggctgtggGGACCTAatgaacttggtagaaaggtaaacctgGTCCCCAACTTTGAAAGCATGCTGCAGGGAACAGTGCTTAACTGCTTGAGACTTGTAAgaagcctgggcatcagccaaagcctgcttaattaccggccaggaatcagccagctgaacagcccagtccgAGGCAGAACAAGAGCGGGGAGGGGCttgtggcagctcaggaatgggaacaaagtcgtggcCAGAAACCACCCAAAAAGGggtctgaccagtgctctgatggacagcattattgTACACCACTTCAGCGAAgggcaacaaatcaacccaattgtcctgatggtaatttatgtatgctctaaggaattgctcaagtgtagagttcaaaacctctgtagatccgtcagtctggggatgcgagGAGGTGGAcaacacctgtttggtgccaatcaattttaaaaatgatctccagaactgggaagtgaactgggtcccgcggtcggtcaccaaatgggaggggcaacTGTGGGGATGGTAGACATGGACAAGAAACAAACGGGCCAATTGctgggctgacgggatggaagcacatggaatgaaatgtgcctgcttgggaaaaaaatccttaacaacccaaatgacaggtTTTTTCTGACTGGgcggtaggtccacaatgaaatccatagaaatttcctcccaggggcaggatgggctagctactggctgcagaagcccctgtggtttacccggtttccgttttgacatggcacaaacaggacaggaagcaacatagtccttaacatcacgtcgcaaagttggccaccaaaattggcgccgaaccaaatgcaaggtcttgacgaaaccaaagtgtccagcaagcttgtcGTCATGAGAACggtgcaaaacatcagccctcagaGCCTCAGGCACATATAAGCGGTgatccacccacgccagactgttctcaaaagaaacattgtctctattagccagGACCCAAggatcagatttcagtgcctggagaaagtccttctgtaactgacaaggaacttgcatccACCGCTTCccagcaggggtggggggcagagatgcctgtgcacgggtccTGCTacgggtgacagcaaccaaacccagttgaggttcagtaagaacagtccccactatgtCTGACACCtgcccagagtcctgaggcaggcatgacaaagcatcagccagaaagtttttcttacccggaatgaacttcagttggaagttaaagtgactgaagaactgagcccagcaaatctgtttaggactgagatgccggggggtgcggagggcttccaaattcctgtgatctgtccaaacctcgaaagggcatttagcgccttccaggaggtgatgccaggcttccaaagcggcttttacagcaaaagcctctttctcccaaacattccATCGGTGTTCAGTTtctgaaaatttcctggacaaatAGGCGCAGGGTTTCAAATGACCGTCGGAATCTTTTTGAAGCAAGATAGCCCcagttgagaaatcagaagcatccacttggactacaaaggggcaCTCAGGGTCAGGGTGcagtaaaataggctcagcagtgaagagggtttttaacctctcaaacGCTGCTTCGCACTCAGAAGACCAATtaagcactgccccaggattcttaaccttgcgcgtctcccccaaacccttggtgcgcagcaagtcagtgagaggcagagcaatctcagcaaacccctggataaagtggcgataatagttactgaacccccaAAACTCTGTAGTTGCCGCCGGGTGCAGGGACGCTCCCAACTCAAAaccacctgaattttttcagggtccatttcaatgcctttgtcagacacCCTGTAGCCTAGATAATCAAGGCgtgatttgtggaattcacatttagaaagttttgcATAGAGTTTTGCATCTCGAAGCTTGCTCAACACCTGTTTCAGAAGGCATTCGTGCTCCTCCACAgtctcagtgtaaatgagaacattgtctaaataaaccaggacccccttAAACACatgatcatgtaacacctcattaatcaattgcatgaaaacacctggggccccagccaacccaaaagggaggactttgtactgaaatgaccccaatgggcaattgaaagcagttttccactcatctccagcttgtatgcgaatgcgaaaatacgcttcgcgaaggtcgagcttggagaaaattttacccgTTGACAAATgggccaacatgtctttcatgagaggtagaggatatttgttgcagatcaagatggaatttaacctgcgatagtccgtacaaagccaaagcgtgccatccttcttttcccggaaaagcacaggggcccccaccagagaatttgcaggttcaataaagcCCCTTGAcagattcttgtcaataaagtctaGCAATGCGgctagctccttctgggtcatcggaTAGAAtttcagcttgggcaattgagcattgggaaccagctctattgcacagtcagtctttcgatggggggggggggggtagctggtctgcttccacttccccaaagacatctgcaaagtctcagTACAGGTCAGGCAAACCCGCCAGGTGTGGTAAGCTGGGGCGTggcgtggcgatcgcagccctccccacccccacgcGTAAAGGCTTCTCCggtgtaggagcttggtaaaagccatccttaaaagtaacagtccggtgctcccaatttatatatgggctgcgcCAAGTCAACCAGGGGATTCCCAAGATCACCATGGGATTTCCAACAGGAGCAACAACAAATTCTAAAGCCtccctgtggctgcccatttgcatcgccacagttccagtgaaatgagttgctggacccccacCCACCGTTGACCCACCTAACTGGGTGAAAACCAAAGGCTGCTGGGgaggaaagctaggcaagtccagTGCAGCAACCAGGTCAGGGTGGGTGAGACACCtagaacaccccgagtcaatgaGAGCCCAGACCTCCGTAGttttagtgcgggagcccaacttcactttcactgctaaaatGGGGCGGTCAGCACTCACCATCTCATCTttgcacccatcctcttccacctgcctacAGGCGCtgttcaaggcaggtggctggcgtttcctgccggttgCTCAGAGGTGACCtgagcctctcctgagaagtagaccTCCTCTTCGACGCCAGTAGCCCCCTTGGCCACTGTCATCCGTCGCAATGGGGGTGGTGATTTGGTCGGTACTTTTGGCGCTCGATCCCCAGCTTTGGTCTTTGGGCAGTCTGCGGCTCGATGTCCGCCCTTCCCACACTGGATACACTGGCCTCGCGTGTAACAGCGCTGTCTCTCTTTGTCCCACGTTCGGTAGCCTGATGGAGCAGCAGTTGCCCTGGGTCAGGGTCCTCGCATCGCGGTCGGTGGTCTCTCGTGCTTCCCGGCTTGCATGTAGGTGTGCTGGgcatgctctgccttcccggccagacagatccagtcatccaatgactctgggtcatctctgcatagcGCCCATTTTAGGACATCCCGATTGAGCCCATCCTTAAACCTTTCTAccaaggttgactgagaccaatcggggacTTTGCCtgctaaggctttaaattccagggcatagtcagccaCTGACCTGGgaccctggatgagatccttcagcacctccttagcccttgccttggccagaggatcctcaaaatacagCTTTAAGGCTAGCAAAAAGTCCTCAAAAAACTCGAGCTCAGGGGCATCAGCCTCCGTcaattggacataccaatccgccgctctgccttttagcttggtggccaccgccaTTATCTTAGTCTTctcagaagggaagcagggtccgaattgctccatgtagctctttGTATTAgttaggaaaaatgacagcttggcgggatctccatcaaatttaacaggaaagtccttcaccgcccctcctGCTGGTACGGAACCAGCGGCGGGTCGGACGGGGGGACCCCGGGTCACGGTAGTGGTCCCTCTTTGGGGCGGAGATGCATCCCATAGTCGTCCGCAGCCCCGCATCGGTGGTAGTTCGGGGggaaggatgggggatggttgagtGAAGCCAGGACTCCCATTGTATCTCGCCTCGCCGCTCACCgccaaagacaggttttttaaCAGATACTCCACCGATTCCATCTTCACCTCCAATACTCTCACCCTCTCAGGGGTGAGAGATTCCTCCCGCCATCGCACGGTTGGCTGTCTCCCCGTTGCTACCATTGTAGATTCCACCTTGGGGGTCGGCGGGAAACAaagcttccaggatgcctgggacgtccccgGCTGGGGCTCCCCCATCATATCCCAGGTGGTCATCTCTGGTGGGGAGCCAgtcggtgccggttgctctggctcccCCCcctcgctagatccccccagctcagggctggaactcgaatccctTGGGTAATAGGAAAGTTcagggggggagggggcttgGCTCTCTGCTCCAGATTGCTGATTCGAGTAACAGGTTAGTCGTCTCCTCAAGCCCCGCAGACGCTGGTTTTgactctgccatcgctaacttcttccctcacaagaatttaTCTTGGTAGGAACTAGCGAGGTATATtgatggattctcagctttatgtaatgaatgcctattcccaaaatattctcagactcacaagccaaagcttaataaaatctggtttattgtagaatagaatgcaaatacaaagaaagctgagaatgaagaaAGCGCgcccaaaatcaaactaaataacccccAATACAAATGAAGTTCCACCCACCCCcctacaatcgtctcaaattcacaatcccaggtgctcctaacaagttctgctgatcaacgggaaaAAGagcttgaacagagaagataacccaaacacattccatcttaatgaacacagatagagagcttggtacaaggtccctcagcagctcccttccaaccagaaatgcgcgtcagcgccttggcatgcgaaacgttatgatgtacaatgcacattgaaacggtgaacatgacacttgtaTGCCCAAAGCTATCTCCATCCTATGCCCAGGTctgaacccaactgaaaaggtCCAGATTTAGGACACTCTGTAGTTGGTCCCTCAGCACCATCTCAACGATCttcaagagaaaaggaaaaagggtgaTTGGGCAGTAGTTATCTAACACCTCTGAATCTAGGGAGGGaagaattataattacaattatAATATAAGAAACAACGTATTGTTTCATATAATCTTAAATTATACCTATACTTTAATCTTTATTTCTTACAAATAGAGTGGGAAGCCAGGAAGTATAGGTGATAAAAACTAAGGGTCAGAAGCTAAAGCCTgtctacaaaaacaaaaatacaataatggAAAAGGTCAGAGATATGTGACTAATATATCATATAGTACTAAAGTATATAGTACAAAGAACTGTAGGATCAGGAAAAGATCCAGAAAAGATCCAAATAAATGGAAGTAAAGAAATAAGTTGAAACACAATAGAAATTAAGAGGGGGAAAGTGTACAAATCAGGTAGAGTTATAGTAAGATATAAAAAAAGCTTTAGAAATTAGAGTAAGCCCTAAGAAAATGCAGAGCTAAGAGGTAGACATATAGTAAACAAGAAATCACATCCCCGTTTGATTGCAGAGCaaagtttattttgtatttattttgtaagaaaaaCACTATCTTCCCTAATGGAATTTGACTTTTGGCTAAGTTTGTTATCTTCTGTGAACCTATCATTTGCTTCCTGCATCCCCACTCCTCCTCCAGTTAATTCTTCAAAAATATTTGTTCAGGTACAAAGCTGAGCAACACTTGGCTTCAGGAAAGGCAGTTGAGTAGTTCTATGAACACGATGGCTGCTGGGATTGTCgtcttctgtttcttctcttcaATCTTATCAACAGGTAAATAACTTAATTTGCATAGCCCCAAGATATAGAAACTTCGGGAGACTTCAAGAAAGGGAAATATAATACGTGGAGGGCAGGAGGGTGTGGAAGTCATCTAGTGGATGCAGGATAAATGATTGTCTCTTCAGAGTAAATTCTTCTTGggaatttggtgtagtggctgaaggttttggactaggaatggggcgATGTGAAGTCCAGTCTTCCATGAGGCACAAAAGCTAggaaggtgactttgggccaatcactctttctcagccctaggaagaagatatTGGCAAACCGTGTCCAAAACATTGCCAAAAACCCTacatctccaggagtcaagagtgattCAAAGGTCCATATCAACAATAATTCAGAGTAGAGTGAATTAGCTCTTGCAGAAAAATGGGCTCTGCCAGCAACCAAATGGCTTGTTCAAAAAATTGGCTTCAGTATCATAAAAACCAGAGGATGAGAAGAAGAATCTAGTTTCATATTAAAATAAGTTAGAGGTGTGAGGGGGTGAATCTCTCCCTTAGTCTCAGCTCATCTTCCATTTCTAAAAGCTGAGCTCATTGCATTCTCTCCGCCCTTCCCGACATGTCCCCAGTAGAAGAAACAATTGGATAGACATGCCTAATAAACCAGATAACAGTAGTTTTGAACTTAAAAGCTAGGATAGCAAAACTTTAAAAGGTGGCACTGATCATTGGCATGACTATCTCTTCTCTCTGTAGTGGCATCTCTAAAGTGCCAAACGTGTCTTGTCTCTGGAAATGAATGTAAAGAAGAGGATGTGAAGATGGTGGAGTGCAAAGAcaatgaagaattttgcttttctaTTATTGCTAATACTACTTTAAGTGAGTGAAAACTGTGTTTGTTCTACAGCGTATTCATCACTGGGCTTCTGGACCACCAAGGAATAACCTGCATGTATTTGTGCTAAAATGCCACTGAGTTGCTGGGCTCCCCTTTATTGGGCCTTTcagtggatgtgttcaagcaaaaTCTGGATAGCTTTCTTCTGGGGATGTGGACAGTAGGAGGTTGATCCAGTGTTACTTCCCAGATGTAATTCTTTAAACTTAGTTGCATTGGCATCTACAAGGGGAAAAGGGAGGACAAATGATAAAACATACATCATGATGTAGCAATGtgaactctgccccttttgtatgtgcatgtcaACATCCCAAGCTTAATGGGTGGAGCTTACATTACTATGTCACAATGCAAGGTTCATTGTTCTGACAAAACCTCCAGAGTCTACAGATGCCTGTGCTCAGATGTTCCTtgggaataaataaattttcacaaGGAGTCAACATCTCCTAGAGAGCCAGTGAGGTTTAATAATTAAGGTTAGGATTAGGAGCCAGAAGATCAAAGTTCTAGTCCCTCTCCAGCTGCAGAAGACCAACTggaggctttgggccagtcattctctctcagtccaagagctaGTATACTGGTAAAtgtgctggactagaagcagggagactcagccatggaagttcactcaGTAGTTTTGGGTCAGTcacactctcttagcccaactaaCTTTGATGATTTTTATAGGGAAAAGTAACAAGTAGAAGGGCTAGGAGCATCTAAACAGAAGTcaggatatacatttaataattaataatagccAAATTAACACGTTTGATatgtatttcttcattttctgctGAGGTCCACATCCCCTTTtttattcccttctgcagccaatgtTTCCATGACTTTAATGATCAAGGGATGCTTAAAACCTGAGGAATGTCATGAAGGCTTCTACAGCACAACCACCATCAATGACAGATATGAACTGGCAAATATGCACTGTTGCCAGACTGATGGCTGCAATTCAGAACCTCTTCTGTGTAAGTATCTACACCTTAGTGCATCCTTCTCAAACTCTAGCTATTTgagcatttatttctttatttaaaataatatctgtCAACTGCTCCAAGCCACCCAggctctgagcagcatacaataattcaataaaaagaaacaataccaTGAAAAGAAAACATCTGAAGTAACAGCAATATTCAACTAACTATGATGGCCACCCAAACAGAGGGTCAAATATCACTGGTCTAGTCCCGATTTAAGCTACTTCCTAAATGCAAAGTGGGTTGGGCTGCTGATACTTCTGAGGGTGAGGGGGTCTACCAAGAGGATGCACCTGGTGCACATCTTGTGAGGACAGGAGACCCTGAACAGGTCTTCCCTAGAAGTCCAAACTGGGCAGATTTTCTTCTGGCAGGGCGTTGCTGATACAACCTGGTGCTGTACCGTGGAGGTCTTTAAAGataatgaccagcactttgacttcgcccagaagcctactggcgaGCAACGCAGCAACTCAAGAGAGGTGTTATTCCACATTGATGGAATAACTCACCTTAGTGCACGCACTCCAGGTTACAGAGTGGGTGAGGGTTTCTTTAAATCCTTAACAGCACTGGCTATTCAGTAAGCGAAGAACATTTCTGGCACCAATGCCTGTTTTTAGCTATATATTTGGGGATTTCTCTCCCAATATGAGTTGAAGTCAATGAAAATAGGCAGTGGTGgggaggtatttataaaaatctaTCTTGCATGATGTTCATCCATGCTTTGAGCTCTAGCAATCAACTGTCCTGGAGAATCTTGGGTCTTTAGATCTCATCCTTTCTGGGAATCTTGGAAAATAAGCCCAGATAATGTTAAAGGGTTAGTGGTTGTCATGAAACTTTGCTAACTGGAAAAGTTGGTTTCTCAAGTGCCAAATTATGAAGAGCTTCAACCAAATGGGTTACAATGCCCTGGCTGCTATGTACAAGATGCAGATTCTTGTGAAGGCCATCAACCTGTGATCTGCCTCAGCACAGAGGATCAGTGTCTCAAAGTGACTTCCAGCATACAGGCATGTGAGtagaccttccttcctttctttcacattttttatTGATGAAGGTGATTTATTTGAAGAAACATTATAATACAGCTAATACATGGTAACCAGATTTAAATGCATCTATCCTTCACTATCAGGTTTTTCAAAGATCTCTGCGGTTCCATTAATGTTTCAGTCAGAGTCATTTCCCCCATTTATAAATAGCACAAATCCAATGCaagatacattttaatttttcagtgttttgtGATAACAAAcctggcagctcacaacaatttcTCTTGTTACATTAACTGATATGTCTCAGAGTAATAAACTAAAACCAGCATCCATTGTAAGAAATGGTTGAGtgcttttctcaatttaaaaaaaaaaatccaggatggAATAACTAGACAATTCCACCTAACTTGTCTACAACCCTACAAACACAatcttttgttttcattattttattttatttaaacttcaaaaatattataatataattgtAACTGGGGGTTATTCCTGGTGGTCTGCTCCACGGTCTAGCTCAGGCCTTGGTTGTCACTTGGAATAAGAGGGTGGCTGAGGCTTTGGACTGGGTCATGCCCCTGCAGCCTTTTGTCTCCCATAGATTCCATTGCTCTCAGTGCTTTATGGAAGAGCTGAGGAAGGTGAAGTGGGAGAAGCGATGTTTAGAGCACCACCGGAGGTTGATGAGGGATGAACTCAATCAAACACGGGTGAGAGCCTctgttaaggcctacctagtGGCAGTAAGGGTGATGAAGCAacaatacttctccgcccttacTGCAACTGGGGATAGCTGTCCAACAGCCTTGTTTAGGGTGACCCGAGGCCTCCTGGAGGAGGAGGACTTGGAAGTTCACCTACAAGGCCATGCGGAAGAATTTGCAGAGCATCTGACAGGCAATATCACTTGAATTTGTTCCCTGGTCACCTTCAgagtggattactgtaatgtgctctacatggggctatccctGAAGACTCCAtgaaagcttcaactggtgcagcaTGTGGCTGCATGGACAGTTATATGTGCCTCTAggatggcacatgttacacctctgttctctgagctgtactggctgccagtttgcttccgggcacaattcaaggttctggttttgacccttaaagccctacatagcctgggtccaggttacttgagggactgcttcttcctgatcacatctacccatcccatcaggcccagcaggaggggtatgttgcgggtcccatctgctaaagagcttcatctgatgggaccctgatgacatgccttttctgctgtggctcccatcCTCTGGGACATCATGGCCCCCCacaaggttattttattttattttattttattatattattattttattatttgagaggcagtttggtgtagtgattaaggcatcaggctagaaaccaggagattgagagttctagtcccgccttgggcacaaagtcagctaggtgaccttgggccagtcactccctctcagtcctaggaaggaggcaatggcaagccacttctgaaatcttgccaagaaaactgccagacTAGTGTAGGAGGtcaccgagaatcagacatgattaaatggagatagatagataaatagatagatagatagatatattgtgtgtgtgttttaatagttGTGATATTGATTAACTGTTGATTttacactgctcagagtcacatttagtgagatgggcagctatatgtgtttaataaataataaataccatttcttttttaaaagttatttgtgATAATATATATAAACTAAATAACAACAATGTGACTATATTACTCTTATATCACAGAACTATACGGTTTAAAAGTGAAGCTTAATctattgcatatttttaaaaagtgtatggtgaagaaaaaaaataagctaaAATCCAATTGTTtattagatagatttttttttttgctgaactaGCCAAGTTTATAAGTCTTAAGAAATATACCTAAAACTTGAAGCCAATTCTCCATTCCTAATTTCTTGCATATTGTCCAAATGTAGTTTtgacatcttttaaaaattatagtacTAATAAATTGTCCATTTAGTTTCAATGAAGTAAATAACTCTGGTGTTTCAGAGGCCACAAGGGCATCAAGGCCAACCAGTGTAAATAACAAAGACACCAGCATTGCTGTATAATGTCCAACCTATAAAGTCTCAGATAcactttttctgccttttttctacCCCCAGTTGGAAATTACACCGACAAGTACAGTTTCCAAGGATGTACAACAAAGAAATCATGTGCCTACTCTACAGGAGAGTTTCAGCTAGTCGATGGGATGTTTAATTTCAACGTCTCCACATTGGAATGCAGAAACGCATCTTATCATTATCCTGATCTTAAATAGTAGTTAAGGAAGAGCAGAACCTTCTTCACATTGAttgaaatatttgtaaaaatGAGAAGGTTGGAGATTTAATGAGATAAGTGAAGTTTGGGATCAAAGGTTCTTGAGTTTCTTCTCTGAGGCTGGTGGAGGATAGCTGGATAATTGGCGTCAGAGAAATATTACGCTTTGAGACTGTAGCTCAAGAAAATGTTCTGTGTAAAGACCACAGAATCATGGTGAAAATAAATCGATATGATGAAAGAATCtgcagtctgtttttttttttctaagaactGATATGCATAAACAAAGGTGTCTTGGAGAAAATAGCTCTTTTGGTGCCACCTATCTTCCATACTTAAGCAATCATAACTACAATTTTATGCATTTCCATTTGGGAACCTTCACACTGAGTTCTACAATGTCCTTCTGCCTGAAGTTATAGGTacagctaaaaaaaaatgaaagctagTCCCGGTAGATGGATCCTCTGAGTCTAGTCTAAAGAATCACTAGAAAAGCCATTTTCCAGGCAAAAGCTTTTTGGCCTGTTGTACCGATCACCACCAGGGCCACCTGGCAGTGGACTATGGGTTAGGAACTAAGAACCTCAATACAATATTAGAAGTATTTAACTCAATACTGTCGACACTGGCTAATGGTGGCCCTCCAGAATAACAAAGCAAGTCTTTGCCAGCCCTGATTTGAACTTAAGAGCTTCAAAGCAGGTGTCAGGATCCCCATGCTggcctgccataaagcactgcaaCACATTTCCTCCTGCTACACGCATCAGCCAAGGGAGAGCAGACCCatgtcagctttgcagcttgCAGCTTCGCAGACAGAGAGAATGCTTCAGCATAATCCTTCACAAACCATTAGAGCCAAGGACAGACTgaggctgataagacacctgggcTCTAAGGAGCTGGGagggggagatcaggagtgagaaagagcttgtttgtaagacagggaggagggatgatgtcACAGGGAATGAATTACTTTGAATGTTTTGGCGCTAAAACGCtgttcagagctttgcaactgtcctgagTAATCAattttaataaatggattcttTAAGCTTCTAATGAGTTGTCTGGAGAATTCCTTAAGTTAGATCCTGGTCCTGGGACTGTCACAGCAGGTCCCATAGACAAGCAATTGGAAAGTCCTTCCTACAATGTTTGTCTACTACAGGGGGAGGGAGGGCTGATCTGCTTGATGGACTTCAAGAAGCCATGGCTGGGAATAACCACCTTCATCCCCCTGTTCCCACCATGCATGAATGCAGGgatttaatgttaaaaaaaagggacAGGACTTCATTTGCAGCACTGTGCCAGCTGTCTCGCAGATGTTGACACATGCACCCCACAGACTTCCCTGCTTGGGCTACTTTTTCTCTGTCCAGGTATTCCTAACACAAGTGAAAGCATTCTGGGgggagacaggggaaaaaaaacaggctcAGGGGTGTACTCAAGATGGACCAGGATTGTGCAATTAACACTCTCTTTATCTGCACCACACATAAAAAAAACTGGCAAAGCTTCAACCTCAccattatggccaccatcttgattgtTATAGGTGCTGTGCAAAGATGCAATGAGGAGGCTGAATTTGATTGTGTTTTGATCAACCTGCTGAATCAAATCAACATTCCAGGTGGAATCACTGAATCGATTCAAAGCATCAAAATGGAGTTGATGTTTTGGTGCCTCTCCCGTTTGCCTCAAAGCAGcagatttttttctatatttggaCAAAGATTTTGTGTAGGGGGGTTGAAGATGTGATGTGGTCTTGATAGTAATATGACTAGCAGGACAATTAGTTTTATTACCTCATGAAACCCTTTTGGCTGTTAGAGCCATTTGGGGGTGggaagtgaactttttttttctgttctttttggtttctgccttttttcttg
Encoded proteins:
- the LOC134503668 gene encoding phospholipase A2 inhibitor and Ly6/PLAUR domain-containing protein-like → MEIVECGTDQTVCLSGTFRTTYSTKLSNTWLQERQLSSSMNTMAAGIVVFCFFSSILSTVASLKCQTCLVSGNECKEEDVKMVECKDNEEFCFSIIANTTLTNVSMTLMIKGCLKPEECHEGFYSTTTINDRYELANMHCCQTDGCNSEPLLLPNYEELQPNGLQCPGCYVQDADSCEGHQPVICLSTEDQCLKVTSSIQAFGNYTDKYSFQGCTTKKSCAYSTGEFQLVDGMFNFNVSTLECRNASYHYPDLK